The sequence below is a genomic window from Venturia canescens isolate UGA chromosome 9, ASM1945775v1, whole genome shotgun sequence.
AGCCTTCTTACATTTCGCGTCAGgtaaacaccattttttttacgaattattgaaaaaataataaaaaagcggTGTTTTGAAATTGCTCGAAAAGTATTGATTATGCTCTGAAAAACTGTGGaataaaatgagttttttaattttctcgaattttacATTAATTCGCTGTAAACGTTTGGCATTCACTCGAATACTGCGCATCagcaatttttctttgattcaTTCAATCAAGTATTGTTGCGTAAAGCATTCTGAAAccttaaattttcatcattttttcttccatagattacaatacatttttccTGACGATAGCTGCATcggttattttttcatgttctgATGGGCACGCACATTTCGATAAACTAatgtcaatcatttttttcaataaattttgaaaaacttcttTCTCCCTCATTTCATGATCGACTTTTGTGCAACAAAGCTCAAattgtgtgtttttttattgtcgTTGGGCTGACATTCGCCAAATTGTGATTCGATGGATATTTACTGAGTTATTCTACGATTACTCAGATGGTAAtacaaaatccaaaaaaaaaatccaaatttctCCATCACCTTAATTCAGCTAATTTTGGAAGATTGGATGTGAACGTTTGACAAATAAAGTTGAACCGTGATGGAGCGATAgtgttactttttttctgaatattcTGAATAGCGATAATTTCACTATGTGAACATTTATGTTTCTGTGGATTTTCTAATTTATGCAGAGTCTAGCTCGTTTGATGAGCAAAATCGGTACGGGATCATCAACGCTCACCGAATCAAGTAATGAGTTTATATTCCGGATTCACGAATGCGTGGTTCTGCATAATTTCACACGTCAAAACTATCTTCCATGTAAAAGTAGTTTTGAAATTGTACGGGCTGTTAAAAGTGACGGTTTAAGGGAGTCGCCCCGTGTGGCAGCTggattttttcgggttttttcgccaactaaaatcatacagaaatattggaaatatcgaaatatctttgaaaattaaaattttgtatttcgaagcacgaaaatcattcaatttttaatatttctgtatgatttgaGTTCAAGCTatagccactgctttacacatcaaaacgctctttggttttttcatctcagataaaccaatcttccggaatcgtggagaccatgGAAAAATACATGGGTTTCTGTGgagtagttttacaccgaatctatccgagatatcagagttcgaaaattcaattatatagagttgaaataccaataaataaaccctccaaatttcaaaagtctacgTTTCTATTCCTCGCCGCGAAAAAGCTCATAAAATCGGGCTGCCTATAAAGGCATATCATTGAaggcgaacattttttatattttctctctccattCACTACATTCACGTGCTGTTGAGACAAGTGTGACAGTATAATTaagataaaattttaatgttacTATCAGTTCACAAAATTccatgaataaaatataaaagcaGTAGAGAAATCGAGACTCAAGGACATGTTTTTTAATGACTTCGGCTTAATGTACCGAAATGGGTAGAGTTTATGAGCGTTTGAAATGATGACAAGAACTTTAAGTTTATGAATGTAAACCAATCAACCATGCAGaaacgaaattgaatgttGACAATGGTAGTAGGTCGAGGTACCACAGGCCACGGGGAGTCCTTCAGGGGCCGTGGGTTTATACGAAGCCAAGTAATTTCGAGGTCGGATTCGTTGCAACTTGATCGAAGACCATTATGACTAAGAGAGGTTTGTACTGAAAATCGTACCGctataaaaaactaaaaagattatttttctgTAG
It includes:
- the LOC122416103 gene encoding uncharacterized protein, yielding MSDEHDPQELLNDDEENSSHRGRRRRGTQEPGTWSQDLFYTLPKQPSYISRQSLARLMSKIGTGSSTLTESIGRGTTGHGESFRGRGFIRSQVISRSDSLQLDRRPL